Genomic DNA from Dehalogenimonas lykanthroporepellens BL-DC-9:
GTCTCTCTGGAACTGGATTTTTCAATCACCGGCTCAGGTTTGAAACCGGCAAAAACCGACCGACAGCCCGTGAAAAATCGTGACGGCCATCGGTGCTTCAATCCCAAGTATAATTTCAACTCATTCATCGTCGGCAATTCTAACCGTATGGCTCACGCCGCCGCCCTGTCGGCGGCTCATCAGTCGGGCCAGGCCTATAATCCGCTGTTTATCCATGGTTCCAGCGGGCTGGGCAAGACCCATCTTCTTCAGGCTATCGGCCAGACAGCCGGTGACGAAGGTCGTCGGGTTCGTTATGTATCCGGGGAGCAGTTCACCTCTGAATTCGTCGCCGCCTTGAAGGAGAGAAGGGCGGATGAGTTTCGAGAGTTGTACCGGAATGTCGATGTTCTGCTCATAGATGATATCCAGTTCATTGCCGGCAAAGCGCAAACCGAAGAGAGTTTTTTCCATACCTTCAACGAACTGCACAATAACGGCAAGCAGATAGTATTGTCGGCGGACTCACCACCCAGGGAAATCTCCCAACTGGAAGACCGTCTGCGTTCCCGGTTCGAATGGGGCCTGACGACGGAAATATTCCCGCCTGATGAAAAAACCCGCCTGTCCATTTTGAAAACCCGGGCGGAAGAAACGGGGGCTGAAATCACCCCCGATGTCTTGGATTACCTGGCTTCGGAAGTCATCCGGAATATCCGGGAACTGGAAGGTAACCTTAACCGGGTGCTGGCTTATTCCAGGTTATTACGCTCGGCTATCACACCGGAAGTGGCGCGCCAGGCCTTGAAAAATATTGCCGGCGACCCGGCGCCCGGGGTGAACGATTCTCCTGAAAAACTGCTGGGTACAGTGGCGGAGTGTTTTGAAATGTGCCCGGAAGACTTGCTAGGTCGGCGGCGGGACAAGGAAACCGCAGGAGCGCGGCAGATGGCGATGTACGTCCTTAAATCGCGCAACATCTGGTCCATGAATGAAATCGGCCGGGTTATCGGCGGGCGTAGTGCGGCTACGGTCAGCCATGCCTGTGACAAAATTACTCGTGAGCTGGACTACAATCCTCTGCTCAAGAGGAAACTGATTGAAATAGAAAGACGCCTGCAGGAGCATTGATTCCGGTTTCGGCCGTTGTGACTATATAAAAAGAAGGGATTGAACTTCAATCCCTTCTTGCTTACAGCGGGTGTGATTTAGGCGGCGTTCAGTTTTTTCGCCAGACGGCTTTTCTTCCGTGCGGCAGTATTGGCATGGATGATGCCTTTCTTAGCCGCAATATCCAGGGCGCTCTGGCTGGCAATCAGGGCATTTTCAGTACCCTCTCCACTGGCGATAGCTTTCTCCGCTTTACGTATGGTCGTCTTCAAGGCGCTACGGGCGGATTTATTGCGCTCAGCGCGCTTGGCCGAAGTTAAAATATCCTTTTTCGCACTTTTGGTATTAGCCAAAGGGATGCCTCCTGATTTATTAACCTGATAACAGAATGAATATTATACCTCAGTCACGGTTGCGTCTGCAAGACTGTGCAGGCGTCCGGCACAGAAGTAGAATCCCCGTACGTGGTGTAAATTCCTGGAATTGAAAAAGCAGGCCATTGTGTGGTTTCTTGAAAGAAAATAACAACAAAGACTTTCAGGAGGTAACCACAACAATGGCCAAAGACAGGATGACACTTTTGGAACTGCTACGCAAGTCAGGGAGTGACGGTGATCTTGATTTTCTGAGAGAAGGGGTGAAGATGCTGGCCGAAGCGGTCATGGAGCTTGAGGTTAAGCAGAAGACCGGAGCTGAGAAACATGAGCGCAGTAACGGTCGTTTAACCTACCGTAACGGCTACCGGGGGCGTATCTGGGACACCCGGGCCGGCACGATACCCTTGGCGATTCCCCGGTTGCGGGACGGCAGTTATTTCCCCAGCTTGCTCGAGCCCCGGCGCCGGGCGGAACAAGCCTTGCTGGCGGTAATCCAGGAAGCCTATGTATTGGGCATCAGCACCCGCAAGGTGGAATCTCTGGTTCAGTCACTGGGGCTTAACGGGGTCAGTAAGAGCGAGGTATCGCGAATATGCGGGGCTCTGGACGATGAAGTGGAACGATGGCGCCACCGGCCTTTGTTATGGCGTTATCCCTATCTGTGGCTGGACGCGACCTACGTCAAGGTCAGGGATTCAGGGCGGGTGGTCAGTCAGGCGGTAATTATCGCCTACGGAGTCCGTGAAACCGGAGAACGCGAGATCATCGGGCTTGAGGTCGGCCCCAGTGAAGACGGTGTATTCTGGAAAGAGTTTCTGCGGGGGTTGGTCAGCCGTGGTTTGAGCGGGGTGATGCTGGTAATCAGTGATGCTCATCTGGGACTGAAGGAAGCCATCAGCACGGTACTCACCGGGGTATCGTG
This window encodes:
- a CDS encoding ribosomal protein S20 (KEGG: cag:Cagg_2972 ribosomal protein S20~TIGRFAM: ribosomal protein S20~PFAM: ribosomal protein S20); the protein is MANTKSAKKDILTSAKRAERNKSARSALKTTIRKAEKAIASGEGTENALIASQSALDIAAKKGIIHANTAARKKSRLAKKLNAA
- a CDS encoding transposase mutator type (KEGG: sth:STH2289 transposase~manually curated~PFAM: transposase mutator type); translation: MAKDRMTLLELLRKSGSDGDLDFLREGVKMLAEAVMELEVKQKTGAEKHERSNGRLTYRNGYRGRIWDTRAGTIPLAIPRLRDGSYFPSLLEPRRRAEQALLAVIQEAYVLGISTRKVESLVQSLGLNGVSKSEVSRICGALDDEVERWRHRPLLWRYPYLWLDATYVKVRDSGRVVSQAVIIAYGVRETGEREIIGLEVGPSEDGVFWKEFLRGLVSRGLSGVMLVISDAHLGLKEAISTVLTGVSWQRCRVHFMRNALARVPRGAQAMVSAAIRTIFAQPDRDSAYSQLRRVADNLRLRFGPVADQLEEAEPDILAYTAFPREHWRQLYSTNPLERLNKEIKRRSNVVGIFPNSQSVIRLIGAVLMEQQDEWEVGRRYFSLDSMKKTLEGAQEEPLIMALPA
- a CDS encoding chromosomal replication initiator protein DnaA (TIGRFAM: chromosomal replication initiator protein DnaA~PFAM: Chromosomal replication initiator DnaA; Chromosomal replication initiator DnaA domain~KEGG: deg:DehalGT_0001 chromosomal replication initiator protein DnaA~SMART: Chromosomal replication initiator DnaA domain; AAA ATPase) translates to MDIVSPAIVLEKLRLPTEETTINNDAGRIWETALGELECSLNRSNFRTWYTGTTGLSYAGGRFVIGVPNTFVAEYLERNQRSLIEKTLIKVMGGVSLELDFSITGSGLKPAKTDRQPVKNRDGHRCFNPKYNFNSFIVGNSNRMAHAAALSAAHQSGQAYNPLFIHGSSGLGKTHLLQAIGQTAGDEGRRVRYVSGEQFTSEFVAALKERRADEFRELYRNVDVLLIDDIQFIAGKAQTEESFFHTFNELHNNGKQIVLSADSPPREISQLEDRLRSRFEWGLTTEIFPPDEKTRLSILKTRAEETGAEITPDVLDYLASEVIRNIRELEGNLNRVLAYSRLLRSAITPEVARQALKNIAGDPAPGVNDSPEKLLGTVAECFEMCPEDLLGRRRDKETAGARQMAMYVLKSRNIWSMNEIGRVIGGRSAATVSHACDKITRELDYNPLLKRKLIEIERRLQEH